The following nucleotide sequence is from Chromobacterium rhizoryzae.
AGGCGGTGATCAGCGAGGCCCAGGCGAACATCGGCATCTTCATCATGGTCATGCCCGGCGCGCGCAGATTGAGGATGGTGACGATGATGTTGATCGACCCCATGATGGAGCTGACGCCCATGATGTGGATGGCGAAGATGGTCATGTCCATGCCCATGCCCATCTGGGTGGACAAGGGCGCGTACAGCGTCCAGCCGGCCGCCGCCGCGCCGCCGGGCACGATGAAGGACAGCAGGAGCAGCAGCGCCGCCGGCGGCAGCAGCCAGAAGCTCCAGTTGTTCATCCGGGCGAAAGCCATGTCCGGCGCGCCTATCATCAGCGGCAGCATCCAGTTGGCCAGGCCGGTGAAGGCCGGCATGATGGCGCCGAACACCATGATCAGGCCGTGCAGGGTGGTGAACTGGTTGAACAGCTCCGGCTGGAAGAACTGCAGGCCGGGCTGGAACAGTTCGGCGCGGATGCACAGCGCCATCACCCCGCCGGACAGGAACATGATGAAGGAGAACCACAGATACATCGAACCGATGTCCTTGTGGTTGGTGGCCGCCAGCCAGCGCATGATGCCGCGCGGGCGCTCGTGATGCCCCGGCGCGTGCCCGGCATGGCCGGCGTCATCGACAATTGCCATATCGCTCTCCTTGCATGGGTTCGCCGCCGCTCCCGGCCTCAGCCGGTGGCGCCGCGGGCCGCCTTGATCTCTTTGGGCTGCACCAATTCGCCGGTGTGGTTGCCCCAGGCGTTGCGCTCATAGGTGATCACCGCGGCGATGTCGGTATCGGACAGCTGCTTGCCCCAGGCTTGCATCGCCGGGTTTTTCTGACTGCCGAACAAGACGATGTGGATGTGCGCCGGCTTGTCGGCGATGGCTATCTTGGAACCGTCCAGCGCCGGGAAGGCGCCGGGCAGGCCCTTGCCGTTGGCCTGATGACAGGCGACGCAGTTCTGGGCGTAGACTTTTTCGCCGCGGGCTTTCAGATCGGCCAGCGTCCACACCTTGTTGGGATCGTCCGCCGCCGCGGCCATTTGCTTTTTCTTGGCTTCCAGCCACTTGGCGTAGTCGTCCGGCGTCTTGGCCTCCACCACGATGGGCATGTAGCCGTGGTCCTTGCCGCACAACTCGGAGCACTGGCCGCGATAAGTGCCGGGTTTGTCTATGCGAAACCAGCTGTCGCGCAGAAAGCCGGGAACCGCGTCCTGCTTGACGCCCAGCTGCGGCACCCACCAGGAGTGGATCACGTCGTTGGCGGTCAGCAGCAGCCGCACTTTCTTGCCGGTGGGCACCACCAGCGGCTCGTCCACTTCCAGCAGGTAATTGACCGGTTTGGCCGCGGCGTTGGCGATGGCCTCGCGCGGCGTGGACAAATGGCTCATGAAGCCGAAATTATCGTCCAGGTAGTCGTAACGCCACTTCCATTGATAGCCGGTGACCTTGACCGTCATGTCCTCGCCGCGCGTGCTCTTCTGCGACAACACCGCCTTGGTGGCCGGCCAGGCCATGCCGATCAGGATCAGCAGCGGAATCACCGTCCAGATGATTTCCACCGTGGTGTTTTCATGGAAGTGCTTGGCCTGATGGCCGGCGGCTTTGCGGTGGCGGACGATGGCGTACATCATCACCAGGAACACCAGCGCGAAGATGACGCAGGTGATCACCAGCAACATGGTGTGCAGGTCGTATTGCTGGCGGGCAATGGGAGTGACGGGGGCTTGCAGATTCAACTCGGCCGCTGACGCGCAGGATATCGGCAGCCAACAGCAAAGGACGCGCATACAGGACATGGAGCCCCCCTAGAAATCCTCAACTGACATGAAATGGTGCTGACTGGTCCGGTCTATTCCCATGACCGGTTAATGGCATGCTAGAAAAAAAGGTCAAGGAAAACAAGAAAATGTCTTGCGGCAACGCAATAAAATATTACGGATGGGAATCGCGGCGCGCGCCGTTCCGCGCCCGGCGGCTCAGTTGGATTCGCCGGCCAGGTGCGGCACTTCCAGCAATAGCGGCGCCGGCATGTGTCTTTGCAGGGTTTCCAGGTTCTGCTCGTAGGCCTGTTGCTGCGGCACCACTCGATTGGCCACCCAGCCGGCCAGCGGCAGGCCGGCGTCCAGCACCGCGCGCGCGGTCAGCAAGGCGTGGTTGATGCAGCCCAGCCGCATGCCCACCACCAGAATCACCGGCAGTTGCAAGGCCTTGGCCATATCGGCCATGAACAGCCGGTCGGACAGCGGGGCCATCCAGCCGCCCGCCGCTTCCACCACCACCACGTCGGCGCAGGCGGCCAATTGCTGGTAATGGTCGACGATCACGTCCAGCCGGATGTCCACGCCGGCCTCGCTCGCGGCGATATGCGGCGACACCGGCGGCAGGAATCGATAGGGGTTCATCAGTTCCAGATCGGACTGGCCGGTGGCGGCGGTCAGCCGCGCCACGTCGTCGTTCCACCAGCTGCCGTCGGCCAGCAGTTCGCAGCCGGAAGCCACCGGCTTCATCGCCAGCACGCGTTTGCCTTCGGCCTGCCATTGGCGGATCAATTGCACGGCGACGTGGGTCTTGCCGATTTCGGTATCGGTGCCGGTGATGAAGAAGGCTGCGGACATGGGCGCTTTCCGTAATGGGGAAGGAGAGAGCTGGCAGTCTAGCGCCGGCCCGTCCGCGCGTAAAACGCAAAAACCCCGGCTCCGCCGCGCAACGACGCCGACCTCATGGGTCGGCTGTCCGCCGCGCGGCCTTGTGAGCCGGGGCAAAAAGGGTCGGCCTTGTGGGCCTGATGGACTTCACACTCGATAAAGTGAACTCCCTGGGCCGGACGGTCTAACGCTGACTGCACGCCGACAAGGACGGGATGGAAAACCTTGTCGACGACGCGCCGCGCTGGCCGCCTCGGCCGGAAAACCTCATACCAGCGCTTGTGCGTTCAGCTTTTGCTCCTGGTTCATCAATTTGTTCAAGGCCGACAAATAGGCCTTGGCCGAGGACACGATGATGTCGGTGTCTGCGCCCAGGCCGCTGACGATGCGGCCGTCTCGCGCCAGGCGCACCGTCACTTCGCCTTGGGATTCGGTGCCCTTGGTGATGGCGTTCACCGAGTACAGTTCCAGTTCCGCGCCGCTGGCGGCCACGCTTTCAATCGCCTTGAAGGCGGCATCCACCGGACCGGAGCCGCTGGATTGGGCGCGGCGCTCTTCGCCGTGCGCCAGGAAGACGATGGAGGCCACCGGCGCTTCGCCGGTTTCGGTGGCGATCTTCAAGGACACCAGTTTGTAATCCTCTTCGCGGACGGTGCTGAACTCGTCCGACACCAGCGCGTGCAGGTCCTCGTCGAAAATCTCGCGCTTGCGGTCCGCCAGCTCCTTGAAACGGGCGAAGGCGGCGTTCAGCGCTTCTTCGCTGTCCAGCACGATGCCCAGCTCGATCAGCTTGGTCTTGAAGGCGTTGCGGCCGGACAATTTGCCCAGGGTCAGGCGGTTGGTGCTCCAGCCCACCGATTCGGCGGACATGATCTCGTAGGTTTCGCGGTGCTTGAGCACGCCGTCCTGATGAATGCCGGACTCGTGGGCGAAGGCGTTGGCGCCGACGATGGCCTTGTTGGGCTGCACCGGATAGCCGGTCACCGTGGACACCAGCTTGGAGGCCGGCACGATCTGGGTGGCGTCGATGCCGGTTTCCAGCGCGAACACGTCCTTGCGGGTGCGCACCGCCATCACCACTTCCTCCAGGCTGGCGTTGCCGGCGCGCTCGCCCAGGCCGTTGATGGTGCATTCCACCTGGCGCGCGCCGCCCAGCACCGCGGCCAGGCTGTTGGCCACCGCCATGCCCAGGTCGTTGTGACAGTGGGCGGACCAGACCACTTTGTCGCCGCCCGGCGTCTTGGCGATCAATTCGCGGAAGAAAGCCTCGGTGATGAAGGGCACCGCGTAACCGACGGTGTCCGGCACGTTCAGCGTGGTGGCGCCGGCCTTGATCACTTCGCCGAAAATGCGCGCCAGAAAGTTGATGTCCGAGCGCAGCGCGTCTTCGGCGGAGAACTCCACGTCGTCGGTGTATTCGCGGGCGATTTTCACCGCCGCCACCGCCGCCGCCACCACTTCGTCCGGGCTCATGCGCAGCTTCTTCTCCATATGGATGGGGCTGGTGGCGATGAAAGTATGGATGCGGCCGCGCGCCGCCGGCTTGATCGCTTCGCCCGCGGCGCGGACGTCGCGCTCGTTGGCGCGGGCCAGACTACAGACGGTGGAGTCCTTGATCACCTCGGCGATGGCGCGGATGGCGTCGGCGTCGCCCGGGCTCGCCGCGGCGAAACCGGCTTCGATGATGTCCACGCCCAGACGCTCCAGCTGGCGGGCAATCCGGATCTTTTCTTCCTTGGTCATCGATGCGCCCGGCGATTGCTCGCCGTCGCGCAAGGTGGTGTCGAATATATAAAGACGATTGCCCATCTGGCTGTTTCTCCCTGGTCCCTGCATTGCAATTTCCGCGCCTGTCCCGACGCCGATCAGATAATCGTTGAAATCGAAGCGTTTACCCTGGCTGGCCGCCATCACCGCCAGCTTGTTGAGCTGGGCCAATGGCAGGCTGCCGCGTTCTCTCCATTTGTATATCGCCGCCCGAGTCACCGGCTCATCGGCGAACAAGCGATTCAGATCCTCAGCCAGCTGTCCCGGCCCGCCGAAGTCCGCAATCAAGCGTTCAATGTCCAATTGCATCATGTGCTCCCGCAGCAAATTTTGATCCAGCCTACCGGCAAGCAAGACATAAAGTCAAATCTGCATGCTGAAAACTGTGATTAAAACGTTACACCGGATGTCCAAGCCAAAAATATCGGACATTATGTCTATTTTTGCTTGGCAATTGCCTAAGCTTTAAGCAAAGCGCAAGCGATCAGACGCCGGCAGATCGGTTATACTCTTGGGTTTAGTCAGATTGATCGAGGACAAACCAGTGTCCGAACGCCTGTTCGTGCTGTTGCAACATCTGATGCCCAAGCTGGCCATGACCCGATTGGCGGGCCGCATCGCCAACTGGGAAGGCGGCAGCCTGACGCAATGGATCATCCGCCGCTTCATCGCCCGCTATCAGGTGGACATGAATGAAGCCGCCGCCAGCGATCCCTCCGCCTACGCCAGCTTCAACGCCTTCTTCACCCGCGCCCTGCGCGCCGACGCGCGCCCGCTCTCGAGCGAACGGCTGGCTTGCCCGGTGGACGGCGCCATCAGCCAGTTCGGCCGTATCGAACAGGGGCAGATTTTCCAGGCCAAGGGCCGCAGCTACTCCGCCCAGGCCCTGCTGGCCGGCGACGCCGAATCGGCGCGCCGTTTCGACGACGGCCATTTCGCCACCATCTACCTGAGCCCGCGCGACTACCATCGCATCCACATGCCTTGCGACGGCCGCCTGCTGCGGATGAGCTATGTTCCGGGCGAGCTGTATTCGGTGAACCCGGCCACCGCCCGCGGCGTGGACCGCTTGTTCGCGCGCAATGAACGCGTGGTCTGCCTGTTCGAGGGGCAGGACGGCCGGCCCTTCGCGCTGGTGCTGGTGGGCGCCACCATCGTCGGCAGCATGGCCACCGTCTGGCACGGCGTGGTCAATCCGCCGCGGCCGGGCCAGATCCGGCACTGGGACTACCGCGACCAGGACATCCGTCTGGCCAAGGGCGAGGAGATGGGCCGCTTCTTGCTGGGCTCCACCGTGGTCTTGCTGTTCCCGCAAGGCCCGCTGAGCTTCAACCCCGCCTGGCAAGCCGCCGGCGCGGTGCGCATGGGCGAGGCGATGGCCGACTGAAGGCTCTCGCTCCAAACGCAACGGCGCCCAGGGCGCCGTTTTTCATGGGCCGGCCTTGCGTCCGCGCCGTCCAAACGCAAAAAAGCCGGGAAATCTCCCGGCTTTGCTTAATGCAGCAGCCCGCGGACTCAGTTCTTGGACTGGTCCACCAGCTTGTTCTTGGCGATCCACGGCATCATCGCGCGCAGCTCGGCGCCCACTTTCTCGATCGGGTGATCAGCGGTCAGACGACGACGCGCGGTCATGCTCGGATAGTTGGTCTTGCCTTCCAGGATGAACATCTTCGCGTATTCGCCGGACTGGATGCGGTACAGCGCCTTCTTCATCGCGTCCTTGGTGGCGGAGGTCACCACTTCCGGGCCGGTCACGTACTCGCCGTACTCCGCGTTGTTGGAGATCGAGTAGTTCATATTGGCGATGCCGCCTTCGTACATCAGGTCGACGATCAGCTTCAGCTCGTGCAGACACTCGAAGTAAGCCATTTCCGGCGCGTAGCCGGCTTCCACCAGGGTTTCGAAGCCGGCCTTGACCAGCTCCACCGCGCCGCCGCACAGCACGGCCTGCTCGCCGAACAGATCGGTCTCGGTTTCCTCGCGGAAATTGGTCTCGATCACGCCGCCCTTGGTGCCGCCGTTGGCCGCCGCGTAGGACAACGCCACGTCGCGCGCCTTGCCGGACTTGTCCTGATAGACCGCGATCAGGGTCGGCACGCCGCCGCCCTTCAGGTATTCGGAGCGCACGGTGTGGCCCGGGCCTTTCGGCGCCACCATGATCACGTCGACGTCGGCCGGCGGCACGATCTGGTTGTAATGGATGTTGAAGCCGTGGGCGAAGGCCAGCGCCGCGCCCTTCTTCAGATTGGGCGCGATGTCCTTGCCGTAGACGTCCGGCTGCGATTCATCCGGCAGCAGAATCATCACCACGTCGGCCTTCTTCACCGCCTCGGCCACTTCCTTGACCTTGTGGCCGGCCGCTTCCGCCTTCTTCCAGGAAGCGCCGTCCTTGCGCAGGCCCACCACGACGTCCACGCCGGAGTCTTTCAGGTTCTGCGCATGGGCGTGGCCCTGGGAACCGTAGCCGATGATGGCGACTTTCTTGCCCTTGATGATGGAGAGGTCAGCGTCTTTGTCGTAGAAAACTTTCATTTGCAATCCTTGATTTCGTTTGTTTAGGCGGCCCGGCCCTTGGCCGGCGCCCGCCTGCTTCAGATTTTCAGAACCCGCTCACCCCGACCAATGCCGGATGCGCCGGTACGGACCGTTTCCAGGATCACTGTGCGGTCCACCGCCTCGATGAAGGCGCCGAGCTTTTCGCTCGTACCGGTCAGCTCGATGGTGTAAGTCTTTTCCGTCACGTCGATGATGCGTCCGCGGAAGATGTCGGCCATGCGCTTCATCTCCTCGCGGTCCTTGCCGGTGGCGCGGACCTTGATCAGCATCAGCTCGCGCTCGATGTGCTCGGATTCATTGAGGTCTATCACCTTGACCACCTCGATCAGCTTGTTGAGCTGCTTGGTGATCTGCTCGATGACTTCGTCGGAACCGTGAGTGACGATAGTCATGCGCGACAGCGTCGGGTCCTCGGTCGTGGACACTGTCAGCGAATCGATGTTGTAGGCACGGGCCGAAAACAGGCCCACCACGCGGGACAATGCGCCCGCTTCGTTTTCCAGAAGAATGGATAGGATATGTCGCATACCGGCTGGCCTCAACACATATTGCCGTAGTCACGGTTGTTCTCGAAGGGCACGTTCTGCACCTCGCTCATGTGCTCGGGCAGGTCCATCTGGTCCAGGCCCTTGCCGTTTTGCACCATCGGGAACACGTTCTCGGACTGGTCGGTACGGAAATCCAGGAACACCAGCCGCTCCTTCAGCTTCTGGCTGAACGCCTCCTTCAATACCGGCTCCACATCGGCGGGGTCTTCCACCTTGAAGCCGATATGACCATAAGCCTCGGCGATTTTGACGAAGTCCGGCAAGGCGTCCATATAGGATTCGGAATAGCGCGTGCCGTAGAAGAACTGCTGCCACTGGCGCACCATGCCCAGGTAGCGGTTGTTCAAGGCCAGCACCTTCACCGGGGTGTGGTACTGCTTGCAGGTGGACAGTTCCTGGATGTTCATCTGGATCGAGCCCTCGCCGGTGATGCAGGCGACGGTGGCGTCCGGATTGGCCAGTTGCGCGCCCATCGCCGCAGGCAGGCCGAAGCCCATGGTGCCGAGTCCGCCGGAGTTCAGCCACTGCTTGGGATTGTCGAACTTGTAGTACTGCGCCGCCCACATCTGGTGCTGGCCCACGTCGGATGTGACGATGGCCTTGCCGCCGGTGATTTCGTACAGCTTCTCCACCACGTACTGAGGCTTGATCAGCTCCGTGGACGGGGTGTACAGCAAACAGTTGTGGCCGCGCCATTCCTCAATCTGCTTCCACCAGCCGGCCAGGGCTTGAGCGTCCGGCTTCTGGCCGGATTGCTTCAGCAGGTCCAGCATGTCTTTCAGCACATGCTTGACGTCGCCGACGATGGGGATGTCCGCCTTCACCCGCTTGGAGATGGAGGACGGATCCACGTCGATGTGGATGATCTTCTTCGGCTGGCTGAGGAAGTGCGAGGGCACGCTGATCACGCGGTCGTCGAAACGCGCGCCTATGGCCACCAGCACATCGCAGTACTGCATCGCCATATTGGCTTCATAAGTGCCGTGCATGCCCAGCATGCCGAGGAACTGCGGATCGGAACCCGGATAGGCGCCCAGGCCCATCAGGGTGTTGGTACACGGCAAGCCCAGCGATTTGACCAGCTCGGTCACTTCGCCGGCGGCATTGCCCTGCACCGCGCCGCCGCCCACGTAAATAAAGGGGCGCTTGGCTTCCAACAGCAGGTTCACCGCTTTCTTGATCTGCCCCGGGTGGCCGCGGGTAGCCGGCACGTAGGAGCGGATATGCACGCTTTCCGGGTATTGGAATTCCGTGCGCTGCTGGGTGATGTCCTTGGGGATGTCAACCACCACCGGACCGGGACGACCGGTCTTGGCGATGTAGAACGCCTTTTTGATGGTGGCGGCTATTTCATTGACGTCCTTGACCAGGAAGTTGTGCTTCACGCACGGGCGGGTGATGCCCACCATGTCCACTTCCTGGAAGGCGTCCAGGCCGATGGCCGGAGACGGCACCTGGCCGGACAGCACCACCATGGGGATGGAGTCCATATAGGCGGTGGCAATGCCGGTCACGGCATTGGTCGCGCCGGGGCCGGAGGTGACCAGGGCCACGCCCACCTTGTCGCTGGAACGGGAGTAGGCATCGGCGGCATGCACCGCCGCCTGCTCATGCCTGACCAGCACATGTTTGAATTTGTCCTGCCGGAAAATGGCATCGTAGATTTCCAGCACCGCGCCGCCGGGGTAGCCGAAAACAAATTCGACACCTTCTTCCTGCAGGCAGCGGACAACCGCTTCCGCGCCCGATATCTGCATATCGCCTCTTGTCTTTGCGTTAGTTTCATCCCGTATCGGACGACCTTAGCGTATTGCTTTGAAACCGGTCAAGTGCTTTTGTGCAGGTGCAATATGCGTCTAAGCCTCGGTAAATTCAGGAAAAAAATCAGGCTTGGCCGAATCGGCGGCGCTCTGCTACCATCTTCTGTTGGCATCAACTCAAACTCTCATCCGATGGCTAGCCGCGAGGAAATGGCCGACTTCCTGGAGTCGGCGGAGAAACGCGCTTTCAAGCAGGCGTGGTATGCGGTCCAGAACGAAGACAGCGCATTGGATATCGTGCAGGACTCGATGATGAAACTGGCGGATCGCTATCCGCACGCCCCGGCGGCGGAACTGCCGCTGATCTTCCAGCGCATCCTGCAAAACACCATCCGCGATTTCTACCGCCGCAGCAAGGCGCGCCGTTTCGTCAGCACGCTGCTGTCCTCGCTGATCCCCGCCCGCGAGGAGGAGGACGGCCCGGACCCGCTGGAAGTGCTGGACGTGGCCGCTGACGAGGCGCACAGCAACCCCGAGCTGTGGTGTGCGCGCAAGGAAACCGCCGTGTTGATCGAGGCCTCGCTGCAGTTGCTGCCCGCCCGTCAACGCGAGGCCTTTTTGCTGCGTTATTGGGAGGGTCTGGATGTCGCCGCCACCGCGCGCGTGATGGGCTGCTCGGAAGGCAGCGTGAAAACGCATTGCTCGCGCGCCAATCACACGCTGGCCGCCATCCTCGCGCAAAAGGGAGTGACGCTATGAAACCTTCCAATCCCCTGCCCGGCCATGTGTCCCGCGTGCTGGACCACGCCAGCGACGATCTCGACCCCGCGCTGGAACGCAAGCTGCGCCAGGCGCGCGAATGCGCGCTGAGCCGCTTCGACGCCCATTCCCCCGGCGCCGCGCCCCCGCGCGAGCGGCTGGGCCTGTGGGCTCAACGCCATGTGTTGTCGCTCCGC
It contains:
- the coxB gene encoding cytochrome c oxidase subunit II — protein: MNLQAPVTPIARQQYDLHTMLLVITCVIFALVFLVMMYAIVRHRKAAGHQAKHFHENTTVEIIWTVIPLLILIGMAWPATKAVLSQKSTRGEDMTVKVTGYQWKWRYDYLDDNFGFMSHLSTPREAIANAAAKPVNYLLEVDEPLVVPTGKKVRLLLTANDVIHSWWVPQLGVKQDAVPGFLRDSWFRIDKPGTYRGQCSELCGKDHGYMPIVVEAKTPDDYAKWLEAKKKQMAAAADDPNKVWTLADLKARGEKVYAQNCVACHQANGKGLPGAFPALDGSKIAIADKPAHIHIVLFGSQKNPAMQAWGKQLSDTDIAAVITYERNAWGNHTGELVQPKEIKAARGATG
- the bioD gene encoding dethiobiotin synthase, with the protein product MSAAFFITGTDTEIGKTHVAVQLIRQWQAEGKRVLAMKPVASGCELLADGSWWNDDVARLTAATGQSDLELMNPYRFLPPVSPHIAASEAGVDIRLDVIVDHYQQLAACADVVVVEAAGGWMAPLSDRLFMADMAKALQLPVILVVGMRLGCINHALLTARAVLDAGLPLAGWVANRVVPQQQAYEQNLETLQRHMPAPLLLEVPHLAGESN
- a CDS encoding 2-isopropylmalate synthase gives rise to the protein MQLDIERLIADFGGPGQLAEDLNRLFADEPVTRAAIYKWRERGSLPLAQLNKLAVMAASQGKRFDFNDYLIGVGTGAEIAMQGPGRNSQMGNRLYIFDTTLRDGEQSPGASMTKEEKIRIARQLERLGVDIIEAGFAAASPGDADAIRAIAEVIKDSTVCSLARANERDVRAAGEAIKPAARGRIHTFIATSPIHMEKKLRMSPDEVVAAAVAAVKIAREYTDDVEFSAEDALRSDINFLARIFGEVIKAGATTLNVPDTVGYAVPFITEAFFRELIAKTPGGDKVVWSAHCHNDLGMAVANSLAAVLGGARQVECTINGLGERAGNASLEEVVMAVRTRKDVFALETGIDATQIVPASKLVSTVTGYPVQPNKAIVGANAFAHESGIHQDGVLKHRETYEIMSAESVGWSTNRLTLGKLSGRNAFKTKLIELGIVLDSEEALNAAFARFKELADRKREIFDEDLHALVSDEFSTVREEDYKLVSLKIATETGEAPVASIVFLAHGEERRAQSSGSGPVDAAFKAIESVAASGAELELYSVNAITKGTESQGEVTVRLARDGRIVSGLGADTDIIVSSAKAYLSALNKLMNQEQKLNAQALV
- the asd gene encoding archaetidylserine decarboxylase (Phosphatidylserine decarboxylase is synthesized as a single chain precursor. Generation of the pyruvoyl active site from a Ser is coupled to cleavage of a Gly-Ser bond between the larger (beta) and smaller (alpha chains). It is an integral membrane protein.): MSERLFVLLQHLMPKLAMTRLAGRIANWEGGSLTQWIIRRFIARYQVDMNEAAASDPSAYASFNAFFTRALRADARPLSSERLACPVDGAISQFGRIEQGQIFQAKGRSYSAQALLAGDAESARRFDDGHFATIYLSPRDYHRIHMPCDGRLLRMSYVPGELYSVNPATARGVDRLFARNERVVCLFEGQDGRPFALVLVGATIVGSMATVWHGVVNPPRPGQIRHWDYRDQDIRLAKGEEMGRFLLGSTVVLLFPQGPLSFNPAWQAAGAVRMGEAMAD
- the ilvC gene encoding ketol-acid reductoisomerase, translated to MKVFYDKDADLSIIKGKKVAIIGYGSQGHAHAQNLKDSGVDVVVGLRKDGASWKKAEAAGHKVKEVAEAVKKADVVMILLPDESQPDVYGKDIAPNLKKGAALAFAHGFNIHYNQIVPPADVDVIMVAPKGPGHTVRSEYLKGGGVPTLIAVYQDKSGKARDVALSYAAANGGTKGGVIETNFREETETDLFGEQAVLCGGAVELVKAGFETLVEAGYAPEMAYFECLHELKLIVDLMYEGGIANMNYSISNNAEYGEYVTGPEVVTSATKDAMKKALYRIQSGEYAKMFILEGKTNYPSMTARRRLTADHPIEKVGAELRAMMPWIAKNKLVDQSKN
- the ilvN gene encoding acetolactate synthase small subunit gives rise to the protein MRHILSILLENEAGALSRVVGLFSARAYNIDSLTVSTTEDPTLSRMTIVTHGSDEVIEQITKQLNKLIEVVKVIDLNESEHIERELMLIKVRATGKDREEMKRMADIFRGRIIDVTEKTYTIELTGTSEKLGAFIEAVDRTVILETVRTGASGIGRGERVLKI
- the ilvB gene encoding biosynthetic-type acetolactate synthase large subunit, with protein sequence MQISGAEAVVRCLQEEGVEFVFGYPGGAVLEIYDAIFRQDKFKHVLVRHEQAAVHAADAYSRSSDKVGVALVTSGPGATNAVTGIATAYMDSIPMVVLSGQVPSPAIGLDAFQEVDMVGITRPCVKHNFLVKDVNEIAATIKKAFYIAKTGRPGPVVVDIPKDITQQRTEFQYPESVHIRSYVPATRGHPGQIKKAVNLLLEAKRPFIYVGGGAVQGNAAGEVTELVKSLGLPCTNTLMGLGAYPGSDPQFLGMLGMHGTYEANMAMQYCDVLVAIGARFDDRVISVPSHFLSQPKKIIHIDVDPSSISKRVKADIPIVGDVKHVLKDMLDLLKQSGQKPDAQALAGWWKQIEEWRGHNCLLYTPSTELIKPQYVVEKLYEITGGKAIVTSDVGQHQMWAAQYYKFDNPKQWLNSGGLGTMGFGLPAAMGAQLANPDATVACITGEGSIQMNIQELSTCKQYHTPVKVLALNNRYLGMVRQWQQFFYGTRYSESYMDALPDFVKIAEAYGHIGFKVEDPADVEPVLKEAFSQKLKERLVFLDFRTDQSENVFPMVQNGKGLDQMDLPEHMSEVQNVPFENNRDYGNMC
- a CDS encoding RNA polymerase sigma factor; this translates as MASREEMADFLESAEKRAFKQAWYAVQNEDSALDIVQDSMMKLADRYPHAPAAELPLIFQRILQNTIRDFYRRSKARRFVSTLLSSLIPAREEEDGPDPLEVLDVAADEAHSNPELWCARKETAVLIEASLQLLPARQREAFLLRYWEGLDVAATARVMGCSEGSVKTHCSRANHTLAAILAQKGVTL
- a CDS encoding DUF3619 family protein, producing the protein MKPSNPLPGHVSRVLDHASDDLDPALERKLRQARECALSRFDAHSPGAAPPRERLGLWAQRHVLSLRRGGLALGFALLTGAGMMLAEDLLLEEEAVDAALLAQDLPFEALLEPHFSRGLHE